One part of the Capra hircus breed San Clemente chromosome 4, ASM170441v1, whole genome shotgun sequence genome encodes these proteins:
- the GPR85 gene encoding probable G-protein coupled receptor 85, whose translation MANYSHAADNILQNLSPLTAFLKLTSLGFIIGVSVVGNLLISILLVKDKTLHRAPYYFLLDLCCSDILRSAICFPFVFNSVKNGSTWTYGTLTCKVIAFLGVLSCFHTAFMLFCISVTRYLAIAHHRFYTKRLTFWTCLAVICMVWTLSVAMAFPPVLDVGTYSFIREEDQCTFQHRSFRANDSLGFMLLLALILLATQLVYLKLIFFVHDRRKMKPVQFVAAVSQNWTFHGPGASGQAAANWLAGFGRGPTPPTLLGIRQNANTTSRRRLLVLDEFKMEKRISRMFYIMTFLFLTLWGPYLVACYWRVFARGPIVPGGFLTAAVWMSFAQAGINPFVCIFSNRELRRCFSTTLLYCRKSRLPREPYCVI comes from the coding sequence ATGGCGAACTATAGCCATGCAGCTGACAACATTTTGCAAAATCTCTCTCCTCTAACAGCCTTTCTGAAATTGACTTCCTTGGGTTTCATAATAGGAGTCAGCGTGGTGGGCAACCTTCTGATCTCCATTTTGCTCGTGAAAGATAAGACCTTGCATAGAGCACCTTACTACTTCCTGTTGGATCTTTGCTGTTCAGATATCCTCAGATCTGCAATTTGTTTCCCATTTGTATTCAACTCTGTCAAAAATGGCTCTACTTGGACTTATGGGACTCTGACTTGCAAAGTGATTGCCTTTCTGGGGGTTTTGTCCTGTTTTCACACTGCTTTCATGCTCTTCTGTATCAGTGTCACCAGATACTTAGCTATCGCCCATCATCGCTTCTATACAAAGAGGCTGACCTTTTGGACGTGTCTGGCTGTGATCTGCATGGTGTGGACTCTGTCTGTGGCCATGGCATTTCCCCCAGTTTTAGATGTGGGCACTTACTCATTCATTAGGGAAGAAGATCAATGTACCTTCCAACACCGCTCCTTCAGGGCTAATGATTCCTTAGGATTTATGCTGCTCCTTGCCCTCATCCTCCTAGCTACACAGCTTGTCTACCTCAAGCTGATATTTTTTGTCCACGACCGAAGGAAAATGAAGCCAGTCCAGTTTGTAGCAGCAGTCAGCCAGAACTGGACTTTTCATGGTCCTGGAGCCAGTGGCCAGGCAGCTGCCAATTGGCTAGCAGGATTTGGAAGGGGTCCCACACCACCCACCTTGCTGGGCATCAGGCAAAATGCAAACACCACGAGCAGAAGAAGGCTATTGGTCTTAGATGAAttcaaaatggagaaaagaatcaGCAGAATGTTCTATATAATGACTTTTCTCTTCTTAACCTTGTGGGGCCCCTACCTGGTGGCCTGTTATTGGAGAGTTTTTGCAAGAGGGCCTATAGTACCAGGGGGATTTCTAACAGCTGCTGTCTGGATGAGTTTTGCCCAAGCAGGAATCAATCCTTTTGTCTGCATTTTCTCCAACAGGGAGCTGAGGCGCTGTTTCAGCACAACCCTTCTTTACTGCAGAAAATCCAGGTTACCAAGGGAACCTTACTGTGTTATATGA